One genomic region from Glaciimonas sp. PAMC28666 encodes:
- the purT gene encoding formate-dependent phosphoribosylglycinamide formyltransferase, whose product MKPPVRIGTPLSPSAIKVMLLGSGELGKEVIISLQRLGVEVIAVDRYPNAPGHQVAHRSHVINMTDGAALEALIALEKPDLVVPEIEAIATETLVALEAAGKITVIPTARAVWLTMNREGIRRLVGETLGLATSPYRFANNLDELRTACDAIGFPCVIKPVMSSSGKGQSKIDSVDDVEAAWAHAASGGRVDSGRVIVEGFIDFDYEITLLTVRALEADGSTKTHFCEAIGHVQVQGDYVESWQPHPMHPEALVRARDIAKKVTDNLGGLGVFGVELFVKNDMVWFSEVSPRPHDTGMVTMASQLQSEFELHAKAILGLPVNVALNTPAASAVIYGKHDAKGIAFEGVADALREPGIDIRLFGKPESFERRRMGVILAVAGDIETARVRAKQAAAKIKPVIVT is encoded by the coding sequence ATGAAGCCACCAGTCAGAATCGGTACACCGCTTTCCCCTTCCGCGATCAAGGTCATGTTGCTCGGCTCAGGGGAACTTGGGAAAGAAGTCATTATTTCGCTGCAACGTCTAGGCGTTGAAGTTATTGCTGTTGATCGCTACCCTAATGCGCCAGGCCACCAGGTTGCTCATCGTTCGCATGTTATCAACATGACCGATGGTGCCGCACTGGAAGCCTTGATAGCGCTGGAAAAACCCGATCTGGTCGTGCCTGAAATTGAGGCGATAGCCACTGAAACACTCGTCGCATTGGAAGCCGCTGGCAAAATTACCGTGATTCCAACAGCGCGTGCGGTATGGCTCACCATGAATCGGGAAGGTATTCGCCGTCTTGTTGGGGAAACGCTTGGTCTTGCGACATCACCTTACCGTTTTGCCAATAATCTTGATGAGCTAAGAACCGCTTGCGATGCGATTGGCTTTCCATGCGTCATTAAGCCGGTCATGTCATCTTCCGGCAAAGGCCAGTCCAAAATCGATAGCGTCGACGACGTTGAAGCAGCCTGGGCGCATGCGGCGTCGGGCGGACGAGTTGATTCCGGTCGTGTCATCGTCGAAGGGTTCATCGATTTCGACTATGAAATCACCCTTCTGACGGTACGTGCCTTAGAAGCCGATGGCAGCACCAAGACCCATTTCTGCGAAGCGATCGGTCACGTTCAGGTGCAAGGCGATTACGTGGAATCATGGCAGCCGCATCCTATGCATCCTGAAGCGCTGGTTCGCGCCCGCGATATCGCCAAAAAAGTAACCGACAATCTCGGCGGTCTTGGCGTCTTCGGCGTCGAATTGTTTGTCAAAAACGATATGGTCTGGTTCTCGGAAGTGAGCCCTCGACCGCATGATACCGGCATGGTCACGATGGCAAGTCAGCTGCAAAGCGAATTTGAATTGCACGCGAAAGCCATCTTGGGGCTGCCGGTCAATGTCGCGCTCAACACGCCTGCCGCATCGGCGGTAATCTACGGCAAGCACGATGCCAAAGGTATCGCCTTTGAAGGGGTCGCCGACGCGCTGCGTGAACCGGGTATCGACATTCGTTTATTCGGCAAGCCTGAATCCTTTGAGCGTCGCCGGATGGGCGTCATATTGGCTGTTGCTGGCGACATTGAAACCGCGCGGGTGCGAGCCAAGCAAGCTGCCGCCAAAATAAAGCCTGTGATCGTCACGTAA
- the nadB gene encoding L-aspartate oxidase, producing MKFDVAIIGSGLAGLSVALHLAEQRKVVVISKRALLDGASNWAQGGIAAVLDSGDSFDEHIADTLVAGSGLCDEAATRYIVEHGREAIEWLIEQGVPFTPDPSAELGFHLTREGGHSQRRIIHAADATGHAVQVTLEQKVRAHPNITLLEDHYAIDLITSKKIDGKGVAPQCLGLYAKNVKTGKVLTISAGHTVMATGGAGKVYLYTTNPDTATGDGIAMAWRAGCRVANMEFIQFHPTCLYHPYAKSFLITEAIRGEGGLLKLPDTEGEDAGRRFMPDHDERAELAPRDIVARAIDFEMKKRGLDHVDLDISHKSPEFLKEHFPTIYARCLELGIDITTQPIPVVPAVHFTCGGVVTDLCGRTDLPGLYAVGETAYTGLHGANRLASNSLLECLVIGRATAKHIEQQAKPKSRPLPAWDESRVTDADEEVVISHNWDELRRFMWNYVGIVRTNKRLERAQHRIRLLKEEIDEYYTHFRISRDLLELRNLVQVASLIVESALARRESRGLHYSQDYPETLAKALPTVLTPARQ from the coding sequence ATGAAATTCGATGTCGCTATTATCGGCAGCGGTCTGGCCGGCCTGTCAGTTGCCCTTCATCTTGCAGAACAAAGAAAGGTAGTAGTGATCTCCAAGCGTGCGCTGCTTGACGGTGCCAGTAACTGGGCACAAGGCGGCATTGCAGCGGTACTCGATTCCGGTGATAGTTTCGACGAACATATTGCCGATACGTTGGTTGCCGGTAGTGGGTTATGTGATGAAGCCGCAACGCGCTATATTGTAGAACATGGCCGCGAAGCAATCGAATGGCTGATCGAGCAAGGGGTTCCCTTCACGCCTGATCCCAGCGCGGAGTTGGGCTTCCACCTCACCCGCGAAGGCGGTCATAGTCAGCGCCGCATCATTCACGCTGCCGATGCCACCGGCCACGCAGTACAAGTCACACTGGAACAAAAAGTCCGCGCGCATCCCAACATCACGTTGCTGGAAGACCATTACGCCATTGACTTGATTACTTCTAAAAAAATCGATGGCAAAGGTGTTGCCCCGCAATGCCTTGGACTGTATGCCAAGAACGTCAAGACCGGTAAGGTCCTTACCATCAGTGCGGGCCATACGGTCATGGCCACGGGCGGCGCTGGCAAAGTTTATCTGTACACCACCAATCCTGACACCGCCACCGGAGACGGAATTGCCATGGCATGGCGTGCCGGATGCCGCGTGGCCAATATGGAATTTATTCAGTTCCACCCGACTTGTCTATACCACCCGTACGCCAAATCGTTCCTCATCACTGAGGCAATTCGCGGCGAAGGCGGACTGTTAAAACTTCCCGATACGGAAGGAGAAGACGCGGGCAGACGGTTTATGCCGGATCACGACGAACGTGCAGAACTGGCACCACGCGATATCGTCGCCCGGGCAATTGACTTTGAAATGAAAAAACGCGGCCTGGATCATGTCGATCTTGATATCAGCCATAAGTCGCCAGAATTCTTAAAAGAACACTTCCCGACGATCTATGCGCGATGCCTGGAGCTTGGCATTGACATCACCACGCAGCCGATCCCGGTCGTTCCTGCCGTCCATTTCACCTGCGGTGGCGTAGTGACCGATCTTTGCGGACGGACCGACCTGCCAGGGTTATACGCCGTTGGTGAAACAGCTTATACCGGCTTGCACGGTGCAAATCGACTGGCCAGCAACTCGCTTCTCGAATGCCTTGTCATCGGCCGCGCCACTGCCAAACACATTGAACAACAGGCCAAGCCAAAATCACGACCGTTACCGGCATGGGATGAAAGTCGCGTCACCGATGCCGACGAAGAAGTCGTCATCTCCCACAACTGGGATGAGTTACGGCGTTTTATGTGGAATTATGTCGGCATCGTCCGCACCAACAAAAGACTTGAACGCGCACAACACCGCATCCGATTGCTGAAGGAAGAAATCGATGAGTACTACACACACTTCCGCATTAGTCGTGATTTACTGGAACTGCGTAACCTGGTCCAAGTTGCATCACTGATTGTTGAAAGTGCGTTAGCACGGCGTGAAAGTCGCGGACTGCATTACAGCCAGGATTATCCGGAAACATTGGCAAAGGCGTTGCCAACGGTGCTGACACCGGCGCGACAGTAG
- the nadC gene encoding carboxylating nicotinate-nucleotide diphosphorylase, translated as MSLSTNDKNSSQHTNDTNSNLKNPFAPFDPALQSAFENNVTAGIAEDVGSGDFTGMLVPADAMVKARVIVREEAVLCGAPWFEAVMQQLDSRIQINWHYAEGDVMQADSLVCEIAAPARGLLTAERGALNFLQLLSGVATATRSFVNLVADTNAKILDTRKTLPGLRLAQKYAVRVGGGHNQRLALYDGILIKENHIAAAGGISAAMRAAQNLNAGVTIQIEVENLVELDEALSAGATSILLDNFSLDAMRDAVKLTAGRALLEASGGINMETVRAIAETGVDRISIGSLTKDVKAADFSLRVLD; from the coding sequence ATGAGTCTCTCAACTAACGACAAAAACAGTTCTCAACACACTAACGACACAAACAGCAACTTAAAAAATCCTTTTGCGCCGTTCGATCCGGCGCTGCAAAGCGCATTTGAAAACAACGTTACCGCGGGCATTGCTGAAGACGTCGGTAGCGGCGATTTCACCGGTATGCTGGTGCCGGCGGACGCCATGGTGAAAGCCCGTGTGATTGTGCGCGAGGAAGCGGTTCTCTGCGGTGCGCCTTGGTTTGAGGCGGTCATGCAGCAGCTTGACAGCCGTATTCAGATCAATTGGCATTATGCCGAAGGCGATGTCATGCAAGCTGACAGCCTGGTCTGCGAGATTGCTGCGCCAGCGCGCGGTTTGCTCACGGCCGAGCGCGGCGCGTTGAACTTTTTGCAGTTGCTGTCCGGTGTGGCGACCGCAACCCGCAGTTTCGTCAATCTGGTGGCGGATACGAACGCCAAAATACTCGATACCCGCAAAACCTTGCCCGGCCTGCGTTTGGCACAGAAATACGCCGTTCGGGTTGGTGGCGGCCACAATCAGCGACTGGCTTTGTATGACGGCATTCTCATCAAGGAAAACCATATTGCCGCTGCCGGCGGCATTAGCGCGGCGATGCGTGCAGCACAGAATTTGAACGCTGGCGTCACAATCCAGATCGAGGTAGAAAATCTGGTGGAACTGGACGAAGCCCTGAGTGCTGGTGCAACCTCGATTCTGCTCGATAATTTTTCTCTCGATGCAATGCGGGATGCGGTCAAGTTGACGGCGGGCAGGGCGCTTTTGGAAGCATCCGGTGGCATTAATATGGAAACAGTCCGCGCTATTGCCGAGACCGGCGTCGATCGGATTTCGATCGGCAGTCTGACTAAGGATGTCAAGGCGGCAGATTTCTCATTGCGGGTGCTTGATTAG
- the nadA gene encoding quinolinate synthase NadA, producing the protein MPSQLTKTIEFERPQMAQGSSCTAHAWARVAATPTQEERSELKARIKRLLIEKQAVLVAHYYVDADLQDLAEETGGCVSDSLEMARFGRDHPAQTLVVAGVKFMGETSKILSPHKRVLMPDLDATCSLDLGCPVDEFSAFCDAHPDRTVVVYANTSAAVKARADWMVTSSIGLDIVAHLHAQGKKILWAPDKHLGGYIQKKTGADMLLWQGSCLVHDEFKGVELELLRQQHPGAKVLVHPESPQDVVDQADVVGSTSQLIAAAQTLDADEFIVATDNGILHKMRMAAPGKRFIDAPTAGNSATCKSCAHCPWMAMNGLQNLADVLESGSNEIHVDPETSRKAVICIDRMLDFAAERKANTRPSSDLAQEQTLFSGIGPA; encoded by the coding sequence ATGCCATCGCAACTTACCAAAACCATCGAATTCGAACGACCTCAAATGGCGCAAGGAAGCAGTTGCACTGCACACGCCTGGGCGCGCGTTGCTGCGACGCCTACCCAAGAGGAAAGAAGTGAACTGAAGGCGCGTATCAAACGTTTGCTGATAGAAAAGCAGGCGGTATTGGTGGCCCATTATTACGTCGATGCTGATTTGCAGGATCTGGCGGAGGAAACCGGTGGTTGTGTTTCCGACTCTCTGGAAATGGCGCGTTTCGGCCGCGATCATCCCGCGCAGACTTTGGTCGTCGCGGGTGTCAAATTCATGGGTGAAACGTCTAAAATTCTCAGTCCGCACAAGCGGGTGCTGATGCCGGATCTGGACGCTACCTGTTCGTTGGACCTGGGCTGCCCGGTGGACGAGTTCAGCGCGTTTTGTGATGCCCATCCGGATCGTACCGTGGTGGTGTATGCGAACACCAGTGCGGCAGTGAAAGCGCGTGCCGACTGGATGGTGACGTCGTCAATCGGGCTGGACATCGTGGCGCACTTGCACGCGCAGGGCAAAAAAATCCTTTGGGCACCGGATAAGCATCTTGGTGGTTATATCCAGAAAAAAACCGGGGCCGACATGTTGTTGTGGCAGGGTTCTTGTCTGGTGCACGATGAGTTCAAAGGGGTTGAACTTGAACTGTTGCGCCAGCAGCATCCGGGAGCCAAGGTTCTGGTGCATCCGGAATCTCCGCAAGACGTGGTGGATCAGGCCGACGTCGTAGGATCAACATCGCAGTTAATCGCCGCTGCGCAAACGTTGGATGCAGACGAGTTTATCGTCGCAACCGATAACGGGATTTTGCATAAAATGCGAATGGCGGCACCGGGCAAGCGCTTCATTGATGCACCGACTGCCGGTAACAGCGCAACCTGTAAAAGTTGCGCGCATTGCCCGTGGATGGCAATGAACGGATTACAAAACCTGGCCGATGTATTAGAGTCGGGCAGTAACGAAATTCACGTCGATCCGGAGACCAGCCGCAAGGCTGTTATCTGCATTGACCGCATGCTCGACTTTGCAGCGGAGCGCAAAGCCAACACCCGTCCGTCCAGTGATCTGGCGCAAGAGCAAACACTATTTTCAGGAATTGGCCCCGCATGA
- a CDS encoding ABC-F family ATPase has product MLSTANITMQFGAKPLFENISVKFGDGNRYGLIGANGCGKSTFMKILGGDLDPSGGNVMLDPNERLGKLRQDQFAFEEMRVLDVVMMGHTEMWAAMAERDAIYADPEATDDDYMKAAELEAKFAEYDGYTAESRAGELLMGVGVEMDQHKGPMSNVAPGWKLRVLLAQALFSNPDILLLDEPTNNLDINTIRWLEDVLNQRNSTMIIISHDRHFLNQVCTHMADMDYGTLKVYPGNYDDYMLASTQARAQQLSVNAKAKDKVAELQDFVRRFAANKSKARQATSRAKQIEKIKVEDLKPSSRANPFIRFDGEKKLHRLAVDVQSITKSYDRTLFKNFGIMVEAGERIAIIGANGAGKTTLLRSIGGTDICGLEADTGLVKWAENANPGYMPQDPTENFAADITLTDWMGAWTQEGDDDQAVRSILGRLLFSGDDVKKSVKVLSGGEKGRMTYGKLMLGRHNILLMDEPTNHMDMESIESLNIALDKYAGTLIFVSHDREFVSSLATRILEVKETEIVDFRGNYEDYLSSQGIE; this is encoded by the coding sequence GTGCTATCCACAGCAAATATTACTATGCAGTTCGGCGCTAAGCCGTTGTTTGAAAACATTTCGGTCAAATTCGGCGATGGCAATCGCTATGGTTTGATCGGTGCCAACGGCTGCGGCAAGTCGACCTTCATGAAAATTTTGGGCGGTGATCTCGATCCGTCGGGCGGAAACGTGATGCTGGACCCAAACGAGCGTTTGGGTAAGTTGCGTCAGGATCAGTTTGCGTTTGAAGAAATGCGCGTGCTGGATGTGGTGATGATGGGCCACACCGAAATGTGGGCTGCCATGGCCGAGCGCGATGCGATTTATGCCGATCCGGAAGCGACCGACGACGACTATATGAAAGCCGCGGAACTGGAAGCCAAATTCGCGGAATACGATGGTTATACCGCCGAATCGCGTGCGGGCGAGTTGCTGATGGGCGTTGGTGTAGAGATGGACCAGCATAAAGGCCCAATGAGTAACGTTGCGCCAGGATGGAAGTTACGTGTTTTGTTGGCGCAGGCGCTGTTCTCTAATCCGGATATTCTGTTGCTGGATGAGCCAACGAATAACCTGGACATCAACACTATTCGTTGGTTGGAAGATGTGCTGAATCAGCGCAATTCAACCATGATTATCATTTCCCATGATCGTCACTTTTTGAATCAGGTTTGTACCCACATGGCCGATATGGATTACGGCACATTGAAGGTCTATCCCGGCAACTACGATGACTATATGCTGGCGTCGACGCAGGCGCGTGCTCAGCAATTATCGGTCAATGCGAAAGCCAAGGACAAGGTTGCTGAATTGCAAGATTTTGTGCGTCGTTTTGCGGCAAACAAATCCAAAGCACGTCAGGCGACGTCCCGCGCCAAGCAGATTGAAAAGATTAAAGTGGAGGACCTTAAACCGTCCAGCCGTGCCAATCCGTTTATCCGCTTCGACGGCGAAAAGAAATTGCATCGTCTAGCGGTGGATGTGCAGAGTATTACCAAGAGTTACGACCGTACGCTGTTTAAGAATTTCGGCATTATGGTCGAAGCTGGCGAACGCATTGCGATTATCGGTGCCAACGGCGCGGGTAAAACAACGTTGCTTCGTAGCATAGGCGGTACGGATATTTGTGGACTTGAGGCAGACACCGGCTTGGTCAAGTGGGCTGAGAATGCGAATCCGGGCTATATGCCGCAAGATCCGACGGAAAACTTTGCTGCGGACATTACGCTGACGGACTGGATGGGTGCCTGGACTCAGGAAGGGGACGACGATCAGGCGGTACGCTCGATCCTTGGACGTTTATTGTTCAGCGGCGATGATGTCAAAAAATCGGTCAAGGTGTTATCGGGTGGTGAAAAAGGGCGGATGACGTATGGCAAATTGATGCTGGGTCGTCACAATATTCTGTTGATGGACGAGCCAACCAATCATATGGATATGGAGTCGATTGAGTCACTGAACATCGCGCTCGATAAATACGCTGGCACATTGATTTTTGTCTCGCATGACCGCGAATTTGTGTCATCACTTGCGACGCGGATTCTGGAAGTGAAAGAGACTGAAATCGTTGATTTCCGCGGAAATTATGAGGATTACCTGAGTAGCCAGGGAATTGAATAA
- a CDS encoding NAD(P)-dependent oxidoreductase, which produces MANIAFLGTGLLGAAFAEASAKRGDTVTAWNRSMEKVSALAQFGVKAAATPAEAVQGASRVHLVLKDDAVVEEVIAAARSGLSSNAILIDHSTTLPGLTVERAARLQAAGLKYLHCPVFMGPPAARNAQGSMMVAGPKALFDKVEADLAKMTGRLQYMGERSDLAAANKLFGNAMIIGLSAVMADVLTLAQASGVKGEDAIKLLGMLDLNGMVGGRGLNMAKGNFAPSFELAMARKDVRLMLETTGNRPLAALPAIAARMDQLIAAGHGASDASILGFDAVPRT; this is translated from the coding sequence ATGGCAAACATCGCTTTTCTCGGCACCGGCTTGCTCGGCGCGGCTTTCGCTGAAGCTTCGGCAAAACGCGGCGACACGGTCACTGCATGGAACCGTTCCATGGAAAAAGTTAGCGCGTTGGCGCAGTTTGGTGTGAAGGCTGCCGCCACGCCTGCAGAAGCGGTACAAGGTGCATCAAGGGTGCATCTCGTATTGAAGGATGATGCGGTGGTGGAGGAAGTGATTGCGGCGGCGCGTAGCGGCCTGTCATCTAACGCGATCCTGATCGATCACTCCACAACTTTACCTGGGCTTACTGTTGAGCGGGCCGCGCGGCTGCAGGCGGCTGGATTAAAGTATCTGCATTGCCCCGTTTTTATGGGTCCTCCGGCGGCGCGCAATGCGCAGGGATCAATGATGGTGGCGGGGCCGAAGGCTCTCTTTGATAAGGTTGAGGCCGATCTGGCCAAAATGACAGGGCGGCTCCAATACATGGGTGAGCGCAGTGATCTTGCTGCGGCCAACAAGTTGTTTGGAAATGCCATGATTATTGGCCTCTCGGCGGTAATGGCTGACGTCCTGACGCTGGCGCAGGCGAGTGGCGTAAAGGGTGAGGATGCCATCAAATTGCTTGGGATGCTTGATTTGAATGGAATGGTGGGTGGGCGAGGATTGAATATGGCGAAGGGCAATTTCGCCCCGAGTTTCGAATTAGCGATGGCGCGCAAGGACGTGAGGTTGATGTTGGAAACGACAGGTAATCGCCCGTTGGCAGCATTGCCCGCGATTGCCGCGAGAATGGATCAGCTGATAGCAGCAGGACACGGCGCGTCGGATGCCAGCATTCTGGGTTTCGACGCGGTGCCGCGAACTTAA
- a CDS encoding ATP-binding protein, whose amino-acid sequence MYSKSQKEAVIYLNQYGASHDESDYLRFLHAIAVPMGDYSARLALDKPDVDIDAARAAFLAARNHPDDIDGLIWLFHNFRNVGFVRTEIAIWTEADRYINALNTEANQLHAGITSGNYDEDFLRSSLARIMRINALLTPLEDAFSAKFGETARKTQTVLTLTTLALASVLFGFGCFISVSILRKNVGFQRALSINEERLRLAMHSTSDGLWDWDMLAKSVYYSPRLMEMLEETGTKAVHAESYFNKYIELKYRSVVRADMKKSLLANAVYDAEFRIITQTGKLLWVRSTGKSTLDANGRAIRMVGAITDITERKVAEQALQDSRTELRKLADHQERNKEEERKRIAREIHDELGSVLTGIKAYVSVSIERAVSAGHAPDPLLVSATCMADAAMETVRRVIADLRPSVLDELGIWAALEWYAAQIQERSGLHCTLMISKRAALVALDPERSIMLFRVVQEALTNAVRHAAASQIKILILRHRTIIIVEIRDNGKGIETQQLLSGEALGILGMYERTRHFGGQLKVSGVPGTGTAVRLHLPLEEEAMAE is encoded by the coding sequence TTGTACTCGAAAAGCCAGAAAGAAGCGGTTATCTATCTCAATCAATATGGCGCGTCACATGACGAGAGCGACTATTTGCGGTTTCTGCATGCCATCGCTGTGCCGATGGGCGATTACAGCGCCAGACTTGCATTAGACAAGCCTGATGTGGATATTGATGCAGCACGCGCAGCGTTTCTTGCAGCGCGCAATCATCCGGACGACATCGATGGCTTGATCTGGCTGTTCCACAATTTTCGCAACGTCGGTTTCGTCCGTACCGAAATCGCCATCTGGACCGAGGCAGACCGCTATATCAATGCACTCAATACGGAGGCAAACCAACTGCACGCCGGCATCACGTCCGGAAACTACGACGAAGATTTTTTACGTTCCAGTCTTGCGCGCATTATGCGCATCAACGCACTTCTCACACCACTGGAAGATGCGTTCTCCGCTAAATTTGGTGAAACGGCACGCAAAACTCAGACTGTTTTGACGCTGACAACGTTGGCATTGGCATCAGTCTTATTCGGATTTGGTTGTTTTATATCCGTTTCCATTCTGAGAAAAAATGTGGGGTTTCAGCGTGCACTTAGCATCAATGAGGAACGTCTGCGACTTGCGATGCACAGTACCAGCGATGGATTATGGGATTGGGATATGCTGGCGAAGTCGGTCTATTACTCACCTCGCCTGATGGAAATGCTGGAAGAGACCGGAACCAAAGCCGTGCATGCCGAAAGCTACTTTAATAAATATATCGAACTAAAATATCGCAGCGTGGTACGAGCAGATATGAAAAAATCTCTGCTTGCCAATGCGGTCTACGACGCTGAGTTCCGCATCATCACCCAAACGGGAAAGTTACTATGGGTCAGGTCCACAGGCAAATCGACGCTTGATGCAAACGGCAGAGCAATCCGTATGGTCGGGGCGATCACCGATATCACCGAGCGCAAAGTGGCGGAACAAGCGTTGCAGGATTCACGCACGGAATTACGCAAGCTAGCTGATCATCAGGAAAGAAACAAGGAAGAGGAACGCAAGCGCATCGCCCGTGAAATCCACGATGAACTGGGCAGCGTACTCACTGGCATCAAGGCATATGTCTCCGTGTCGATCGAGCGCGCGGTGAGTGCCGGGCACGCGCCCGATCCGCTCCTGGTGAGCGCCACCTGCATGGCGGACGCAGCGATGGAAACGGTGCGCCGGGTGATTGCCGATCTGCGACCAAGCGTGCTTGATGAGCTGGGCATCTGGGCAGCGCTGGAGTGGTATGCGGCGCAGATACAGGAGCGCTCGGGGCTACACTGCACATTGATGATTAGCAAGCGCGCCGCGCTTGTGGCGCTTGATCCAGAGCGCAGCATCATGCTGTTTCGGGTGGTCCAGGAAGCGTTGACCAATGCGGTACGCCATGCCGCGGCGTCGCAAATAAAGATTTTAATTTTACGTCACAGAACCATCATCATCGTTGAAATCAGAGACAACGGCAAAGGAATTGAAACGCAACAGTTACTCAGCGGCGAAGCCCTCGGAATCCTTGGCATGTACGAGCGTACTCGTCATTTCGGAGGACAGCTAAAAGTCAGTGGCGTGCCCGGCACGGGGACCGCAGTCAGATTACATCTGCCGCTTGAGGAAGAAGCGATGGCAGAGTAA
- a CDS encoding helix-turn-helix domain-containing protein, translating into MLSQTLKRLEAQGLVHRKSDETVPPHAEYALIHWEDL; encoded by the coding sequence ATGCTGTCGCAAACGCTGAAGCGCTTGGAAGCACAGGGGCTGGTTCATAGAAAGTCTGATGAGACCGTACCACCTCACGCGGAATATGCCTTGATCCACTGGGAAGATCTGTGA
- a CDS encoding ABC transporter ATP-binding protein — translation MKSVISVKGITKTYATGFQALKKIDLDIPRGDIFALLGPNGAGKTTLINIICGIVNPSEGTVTADGHDVVRDYRAARSAIGLVPQEISTDSFETVWATVNFSRGIFGKPPNPEHIEKVLRDLSLWDKKDAKIRELSGGMKRRVMIAKALSHEPTILFLDEPTAGVDVALRRDMWQMVRGLRDKGVTIILTTHYIEEAEDMADRIGVIHKGEIILVEDKVTLMAKLGKKQLKIQLQHALTTLPPDLAELGLTLAEEGNELTYTFDAQSEQSGIAALLRRLDEHGIDFKNLQSSQSSLEDIFINLVKA, via the coding sequence GTGAAATCAGTCATTTCAGTTAAAGGTATTACCAAAACCTACGCTACGGGATTCCAGGCACTCAAGAAGATCGACCTGGACATTCCACGCGGAGATATCTTCGCCCTGCTCGGGCCCAACGGAGCCGGCAAGACCACCCTGATCAACATTATCTGCGGGATCGTCAACCCGAGCGAAGGCACGGTAACGGCGGACGGCCACGACGTCGTGCGCGACTACCGTGCGGCGCGCTCGGCCATTGGCCTGGTACCACAGGAAATCTCAACAGATTCTTTCGAAACTGTATGGGCGACGGTAAATTTCAGCCGCGGCATTTTTGGAAAGCCACCGAACCCGGAGCACATTGAAAAGGTACTGCGCGATCTGTCGCTATGGGACAAGAAGGATGCAAAAATTCGGGAATTATCGGGAGGCATGAAGCGCCGGGTGATGATCGCCAAGGCCCTGTCACACGAACCGACGATCCTGTTCCTCGACGAGCCAACCGCCGGCGTCGACGTGGCGCTGCGCCGTGACATGTGGCAAATGGTGCGCGGACTGCGCGACAAAGGCGTGACCATCATTTTGACCACCCATTACATCGAGGAAGCCGAGGATATGGCAGATCGAATTGGCGTGATCCACAAGGGCGAGATCATTCTGGTGGAAGACAAGGTGACACTGATGGCTAAGCTCGGCAAAAAACAGTTGAAAATCCAGTTGCAACATGCGCTGACCACCCTTCCGCCTGACTTGGCTGAACTGGGGCTGACTCTTGCTGAAGAAGGCAACGAATTGACTTACACCTTCGATGCACAGAGTGAACAATCCGGGATTGCCGCGCTCCTGCGGCGTCTGGACGAGCATGGCATTGACTTCAAGAATCTGCAATCGAGCCAGAGTTCGCTGGAAGATATATTTATCAATTTGGTAAAGGCATGA